The DNA segment taattaataaaaatattttccatctcATTTTCTaaatggatcaaatgttagaaaatgtaaaaaatatttgatagaaaaatattttctataaaacaaataaaaccTTAAACTTTAAAATGGGTAAAATGGATTAAACGATAAATTATATTATtgtctttaaataaattattatttaattgttgAAATTTTATGAAAGTAATATCCAAGTccttattttttttaagaaattttttgcAAAGaatatttttgtaaaaaaaaaattattaaagttattgaatattatttattgaatttattaacTTCATGATTTTTTGAAGGGAAAATATAGAAATGGatggattaatttataattttttttataacttttgAGGAGCATATTGTTTATTTTGCACAGACCTAAACTTCAAATAAATGGactcaatttttgaattttgtgTTTACAGGTACAGAACAGAAGATGTATAATTGCAATGGTCTCTTCCTATCTGCAATTATGTGCATTTCAATGTACAATACGAACATCAATCAATAATAAATGGTAAAGAATAAGTGATGACAACATCTCCAAGATCCTGAAATGGAAGAAATATTAATGAGAATGGTGATGAAGATGAAGATGGGTATCCATTTTCTTGCAGTGTTGATAGGCACGAATTAATCTTTTCTGAAATCTTGCAAGATTTAACCTCACATTTTGGCTGTCAAGATAGATTTTCTTGGTGTACTGCCAACCCTTTTGTGCTATGCTTCTTGGGTCTTGTAGAACAGGATCACTTTTATCATATTTATCAGACAATGAGCTTTCCCTGGGCATAATTTGGTACCCAATATACTTCAAACCAAGTTTCCTAGCAGGCTCTCCATAATATGTCTCCGCTGCCCATTCTGTTCCAAGAGGAATCACTTGTATGAACACTGAACCAGGCTTCATAAACAGAAAATGAGTCATGGCAGCACCATGAACACCAATCATCACTTCACTCGAATTAAGCGACCGATAAATCTTTGCCAGTTCTGTTGTCCTGTCAGGCCTCAAAACTTCAACTCTGAATCCAATTCCTTCAGCCATCTTCACTAACAAATCTCCATTAGTTATAGCTCTTGATGCATTTCTAGATAAGATAACCAATTTAGGTCTCTTCATTTTTGCCTCTTGAACATCTTTTCTGAAATCTAACAAGTTTCCTGATGATGGGGATAAAGATTGAACTTTCTGTTCTAGTTTCTTCTCAGCTTCTAGTTCCTCCTGTTGAATCAAACCTTTAATTCGAGGCCAATAGGCTTTGTCTAGGAGATTTCGAAAATCGACAATGTTCTTATTCCCTTGCATCAAAGAAGGATCCACAGTGAGTTCATCATGGATTCTGAGACCAACAATGACTTCAGGGAAGCAATGAGTTCTCTTATCCCCACTAAAATCAATTGCAGGATAATCCGAAAGATGCGAAAGAATGTCCCCATACTTCATCATCCACCAAGAATGATACTCAAGCATAACAAACACAACTTTCTTGTTCAGATGCTGGCATGTAATGTACAAAGGCAAAATCCCATCATTGAATTCGTGATAAACGTTTCCAGTATAGCCTCCTGTCGAAAAGACCACCGCCGGTACATGATGTGTGACATCACATTGGTGGTGAATTGCAGATTTTTCTTGCTTTGATATGAGGTCTAATTGATCAATTGTATCCATAACACTTGTTTCCCATTTTCTAGTGTAAGGTTTGATCATTTCACGCTGGAATTGCCCATCTTCTTTAATCAAAGTACTGGTATTACTTGAGGTGTAGAGGATGATTGAAGAAGAAGCAGATTGTGTTCTTACATCTCCTTTCATAATACAGATATCTGAACGAAAACTGCTCCTATCACAGCATATGGTTCCTGAatttttaaaaacaaaaaaaagattGTGTAAAAAAATTGGGAAATAAACAATCACATGTCTTCCACGGAATCTGTCACTTTCCTGGAGCCAAACAGCTCAAGATTCCCAGAAacaaaaacccaaaaaaaaaaaaaaagaaatcagatTCTTCCATTTTTCtgatcttgatttttttttttaacttatatgaGCCAGGAATTCTGAAAAAGTAGTAATCATCAGCTTTACAGTCTGTTAGCACTGTTTGATTCGAACTTGACACACGTTTTAATTAAAACAGAAAAAAAGCTAAAGAAGCCAGAAAGATGCAAAGAGAAACATTGAAGAATTACTAACCGTTCGAAATTGAAGAACATAACGGAGCCTTTACATCAGCAACAAGCTCATCATCATTTTCTATAACAAATGAATCTGCAAAGAACGTAAAACCCATAAACGTATGcccaaaaagaaaacaaaaaaagagaacaaaatatgggaaattaaataaaaataagcaAAACCTATGAGAGAGACTTACACAAGAGAGAGAAAGCAGAGGAAGAGCAAAACAGGTGAGGTAACAAAATAAGGCAACaagagagaagagaaagaagCAGAAGAGAAAGAAGCTTAGGTCTTTTCCTCTTGTAGTAACCAGAGTTTGCACAGACAAAAGCAAGAGCTTCATCATCTTCCGCATGTTCACCTTTCCTCAACTGATGGTAACGATGGCAGTGCACCATCTTCcctacctatatatatatatatatacccaaatatttaaaaaaaaaaatcttttttctcttctcttttatactttttgcGATTAGAAGAGAACAGAAAAGAGCAGAGCCTCAGAGC comes from the Hevea brasiliensis isolate MT/VB/25A 57/8 chromosome 5, ASM3005281v1, whole genome shotgun sequence genome and includes:
- the LOC110651751 gene encoding xylan glycosyltransferase MUCI21, giving the protein MVHCHRYHQLRKGEHAEDDEALAFVCANSGYYKRKRPKLLSLLLLSLLSCCLILLPHLFCSSSAFSLLYSFVIENDDELVADVKAPLCSSISNGTICCDRSSFRSDICIMKGDVRTQSASSSIILYTSSNTSTLIKEDGQFQREMIKPYTRKWETSVMDTIDQLDLISKQEKSAIHHQCDVTHHVPAVVFSTGGYTGNVYHEFNDGILPLYITCQHLNKKVVFVMLEYHSWWMMKYGDILSHLSDYPAIDFSGDKRTHCFPEVIVGLRIHDELTVDPSLMQGNKNIVDFRNLLDKAYWPRIKGLIQQEELEAEKKLEQKVQSLSPSSGNLLDFRKDVQEAKMKRPKLVILSRNASRAITNGDLLVKMAEGIGFRVEVLRPDRTTELAKIYRSLNSSEVMIGVHGAAMTHFLFMKPGSVFIQVIPLGTEWAAETYYGEPARKLGLKYIGYQIMPRESSLSDKYDKSDPVLQDPRSIAQKGWQYTKKIYLDSQNVRLNLARFQKRLIRAYQHCKKMDTHLHLHHHSH